From Haloglomus litoreum, the proteins below share one genomic window:
- a CDS encoding CARDB domain-containing protein, which translates to MTGTWWSRAGAVALALLVVTAMGAAVASTTDAPASRTGAPAHGSVDVVFVVDSSANAEPLGEALEEELPGVATAMEERGLDPRFGLVTYESDATVVTGLSDDVGAVESGLAGVEYSGSFENASEGVMAASGLSYRSGAERFYVVLTNEDDSSSTADRATADEALSGRYATLFAAGPRPWERRADAVGGTWYGVPAAFQSGSADVAGAMDQLVDTAETTAERRVQRVQAPSPDIEITDATITPEKTVVGSPVEIAVTVTNEGDGDGTFRPQLRSDGRMVGGNADRRSIPAGESRTYRFTHTFDERGSYVLSLDHDYVGQVRVADPGPVTTAVTRTELGISAHVRNASVAHPVTVDLPSDSVADTTGVAFEQLGIRAAEYGDLSLRLSQSARPDELAASDGVRSLSTVIVDSDPSAATGNLSVQFSINRTMYPDLRGSSVFVARPGGSDGPARIEAERVNTTATRYVYRFETADEFPAVYTVATGTPAVSVERAALSRDYIRTGEVTTVTATVRNDGSGGTLSAVPLRLDGDLAGVRLVPIGAGETRTVTFTVFLDSPGRYNVSVGDAAAGDLMVGAEFLPEHQDEPTGPGADGDGPTGTTRAQSR; encoded by the coding sequence ATGACGGGGACCTGGTGGAGTCGGGCCGGGGCGGTCGCGCTGGCGCTCCTCGTGGTCACCGCGATGGGTGCGGCGGTCGCGTCGACGACGGACGCGCCAGCGAGCCGGACAGGCGCCCCCGCCCACGGCAGCGTCGACGTGGTGTTCGTGGTCGACAGCTCCGCCAACGCCGAACCGCTCGGGGAGGCGCTCGAGGAGGAGCTGCCCGGGGTCGCCACCGCGATGGAGGAACGGGGCCTCGACCCACGGTTCGGGCTCGTGACCTACGAGTCCGACGCGACAGTCGTGACCGGGCTCTCCGACGACGTGGGGGCCGTCGAGAGCGGGCTCGCGGGCGTCGAGTACAGCGGGAGCTTCGAGAACGCCTCCGAGGGCGTGATGGCCGCCTCCGGACTGTCGTACCGGAGTGGTGCCGAGCGGTTCTACGTCGTCCTCACCAACGAGGACGACTCCAGCTCGACCGCTGACCGGGCCACGGCCGACGAGGCGCTCTCGGGCCGCTACGCGACACTGTTCGCTGCTGGGCCTCGCCCCTGGGAGCGCCGTGCCGACGCGGTGGGTGGGACCTGGTACGGTGTCCCCGCGGCCTTCCAGTCGGGGAGCGCGGACGTCGCGGGAGCGATGGACCAGCTGGTGGACACCGCCGAGACGACGGCCGAGCGCCGTGTCCAGCGGGTACAGGCACCGAGTCCCGACATCGAGATCACCGACGCCACCATCACCCCGGAGAAGACGGTGGTGGGCTCGCCCGTCGAGATCGCGGTGACGGTGACGAACGAGGGGGACGGCGACGGGACCTTCCGGCCGCAGTTGCGGAGCGACGGACGGATGGTCGGGGGGAACGCCGACCGCCGGTCCATCCCGGCCGGGGAGTCACGTACCTACCGGTTCACCCACACGTTCGACGAGCGCGGCTCGTACGTGCTGAGCCTCGACCACGACTACGTCGGTCAGGTGCGGGTGGCGGATCCCGGCCCCGTCACGACAGCGGTGACCCGGACGGAACTGGGCATCAGCGCGCACGTGAGGAACGCCTCCGTCGCCCACCCGGTGACGGTCGACCTGCCGTCCGACAGCGTCGCCGACACCACCGGCGTCGCGTTCGAGCAGCTCGGCATCCGGGCCGCGGAGTACGGGGACCTCTCGCTGCGACTGAGCCAGTCCGCACGCCCGGACGAACTGGCCGCCTCCGATGGCGTCAGGTCGCTCTCGACCGTGATCGTCGATAGCGACCCATCGGCGGCTACCGGGAACCTGAGCGTCCAGTTCAGTATCAACCGGACGATGTATCCGGACCTCCGTGGGTCGTCGGTGTTCGTCGCCCGCCCGGGTGGCTCCGATGGGCCGGCGCGGATCGAAGCGGAGCGTGTGAACACCACTGCCACCCGGTACGTCTACCGCTTCGAGACCGCCGACGAGTTCCCGGCGGTCTACACGGTCGCGACTGGGACGCCCGCGGTGTCGGTCGAGCGGGCGGCGCTGAGCCGCGACTACATCCGGACCGGGGAGGTAACGACCGTAACCGCGACCGTCCGGAACGATGGCTCCGGGGGCACCCTCTCGGCAGTCCCACTCCGGCTCGACGGTGACCTCGCTGGAGTCAGGCTCGTCCCCATCGGGGCCGGCGAAACCCGGACCGTCACGTTCACCGTCTTCCTCGACAGCCCGGGGCGCTACAACGTCTCCGTCGGCGACGCGGCTGCGGGAGACCTCATGGTGGGAGCGGAGTTCCTGCCGGAGCACCAGGACGAACCGACCGGACCCGGGGCCGACGGTGACGGTCCCACCGGGACGACTCGCGCACAGTCACGGTAG
- a CDS encoding twin-arginine translocation signal domain-containing protein, producing MSDRTEDPIDRRTLLRGLGAAGATAGLAGCSLVESNEEPPTETPTETPTETPTGRGTPTGTDAEPTPTRREDIPYVDEYGTVVDLERAGADPTGKEDIIPLFEEHAADDTLLYLAEGTYLMADDWLFDDFERLAIVGPEATVRPPDGYRRTMFLFNDGRDLRIEGLTFDFRAESTGARPLNIRIADGMVVRDVTVRGEQDVDQDMMRFDVMDPDGSGLVERMHLPDGARRDLPITGCLVTGDSEGSLTFRDCRIVGFPDNGLYASAATGPVTVEGGYYANNAIANVRVGDGAVVRDVHVRADGLSEKVENTRGIRLREGTEALVEGCTVEMLEVAASDGAITVSTHMREAEIRDTTIRIDADGVAAVLAKSPIDEYEDDDDISTAVTLRNVEITGAAAGVAAVNVVDRNDSRFENLCIQQTGDSRDGIRLLRSNDNRISDAGIDVTGEAIVLEESTAETRDVEDTCEATTTTGTASRLARRGRLTDPRAGTGAVRNGPATSRHGTFR from the coding sequence GTGAGCGACCGTACCGAGGACCCTATCGACCGCCGGACCCTGCTCCGTGGGCTCGGCGCTGCGGGGGCGACAGCTGGTCTGGCGGGCTGTTCACTCGTGGAATCGAACGAGGAGCCGCCGACCGAGACCCCGACCGAGACCCCGACCGAGACCCCGACCGGTCGGGGGACACCCACGGGAACGGACGCCGAGCCGACGCCGACGCGCCGGGAGGACATCCCGTACGTCGACGAGTACGGGACGGTGGTGGACCTCGAGCGTGCCGGCGCGGACCCCACCGGCAAGGAGGATATCATCCCGCTGTTCGAGGAGCACGCGGCCGACGACACCCTGCTGTATCTCGCCGAGGGGACCTACCTGATGGCGGACGACTGGTTGTTCGACGACTTCGAGCGGTTGGCCATCGTCGGGCCGGAAGCGACGGTCCGGCCGCCGGACGGCTACCGACGGACGATGTTCCTGTTCAACGACGGCCGGGACCTCCGCATCGAGGGGCTGACGTTCGATTTCCGCGCCGAGTCCACCGGCGCACGCCCACTCAACATCCGCATCGCCGACGGGATGGTCGTCCGCGACGTGACCGTCCGGGGCGAGCAGGACGTCGACCAGGACATGATGCGGTTCGACGTGATGGACCCCGACGGCTCCGGGCTGGTCGAGCGCATGCACCTCCCGGACGGCGCGAGGCGAGACCTCCCCATCACGGGCTGTCTGGTGACCGGTGACAGCGAGGGGTCGCTGACCTTCCGCGACTGCCGGATCGTCGGCTTCCCCGACAACGGCCTGTACGCCTCGGCCGCGACGGGGCCGGTCACCGTCGAGGGGGGCTACTACGCCAACAACGCCATCGCGAACGTCCGGGTCGGCGACGGGGCCGTCGTCCGGGACGTGCACGTGCGCGCCGACGGGCTCTCGGAGAAGGTGGAGAACACGCGGGGCATCCGGCTCCGGGAGGGGACGGAGGCGCTGGTGGAGGGCTGTACCGTGGAGATGCTGGAGGTCGCCGCCAGCGACGGGGCGATCACGGTCTCGACCCACATGCGCGAGGCCGAGATCCGCGACACGACCATCCGTATCGACGCCGACGGGGTGGCCGCGGTACTGGCGAAGAGCCCCATCGACGAGTACGAGGACGACGACGACATCTCGACGGCGGTCACGCTCCGCAACGTCGAGATCACCGGCGCCGCCGCCGGCGTCGCGGCGGTCAACGTCGTGGACCGGAACGACTCCCGGTTTGAGAACCTCTGCATCCAGCAGACCGGGGACTCGCGCGACGGGATCCGGCTCCTCCGCTCGAACGACAACCGCATCAGCGACGCCGGTATCGACGTGACGGGCGAGGCCATCGTGCTGGAGGAGTCCACCGCCGAGACCCGGGATGTCGAGGACACCTGCGAGGCCACGACCACCACGGGGACCGCCAGTCGCCTGGCCCGCCGAGGACGCCTCACCGACCCCCGGGCCGGTACGGGAGCGGTCCGGAACGGCCCGGCGACCAGTCGGCACGGGACGTTCCGGTAG
- a CDS encoding DUF7563 family protein: MMSLDSGPTDDTTGAALCRDCGTYVSKRFARVFGDNEHRVYGCPSCSTFRERSEGGATDSDAKRWWY; this comes from the coding sequence ATGATGTCACTCGACTCGGGGCCGACCGACGACACGACGGGCGCTGCACTGTGCCGTGACTGCGGCACGTACGTCTCGAAGCGCTTCGCGAGGGTCTTCGGTGACAACGAGCACCGTGTCTACGGCTGCCCCTCCTGCTCGACGTTCCGCGAGCGCTCCGAGGGCGGGGCCACGGACTCGGACGCGAAGCGCTGGTGGTACTGA
- a CDS encoding metal-dependent hydrolase, producing the protein MWPWGHLAVAYVCYSVGRRVRRRPPPADLPVAALAFGALTPDLIDKPLSWGLGLFPTGYALGHSVFVALPVGIAVLLDGYRRGRAELAAAFVVGYWSHLLGDVGSGLLFGDGLSVSTVLWPVVQREPYGESLGLFGRSWHYLREFGGSLAATDRPAMLLLGAAVPVALALALWLLDGAPGPGVVRRRWPR; encoded by the coding sequence ATGTGGCCGTGGGGACACCTCGCCGTCGCCTACGTCTGCTACTCGGTGGGTCGTCGTGTGCGCCGCCGGCCGCCACCTGCCGACCTCCCGGTGGCCGCGCTCGCGTTCGGGGCGCTGACACCGGACCTGATCGACAAGCCACTCTCCTGGGGGCTGGGGCTGTTCCCGACGGGGTACGCACTGGGTCATTCGGTCTTCGTCGCGCTCCCCGTCGGCATCGCCGTCCTGCTCGACGGGTACCGCCGCGGCCGGGCGGAGCTCGCAGCCGCCTTCGTCGTCGGCTACTGGTCGCACCTGCTCGGGGACGTGGGGTCCGGGCTGCTCTTCGGCGACGGGCTCTCCGTCTCGACGGTCCTGTGGCCCGTCGTCCAGCGGGAGCCGTACGGGGAGTCGCTCGGGCTGTTCGGCCGGAGCTGGCACTACCTCCGCGAGTTCGGCGGCAGCCTGGCCGCTACCGACCGGCCCGCGATGCTCCTGCTGGGCGCGGCCGTCCCGGTGGCGCTCGCGCTGGCCCTCTGGCTCCTCGACGGGGCGCCCGGCCCCGGGGTCGTCCGGCGGCGCTGGCCCCGTTGA
- a CDS encoding carboxylate--amine ligase yields MSAAERDAVVIPTGHVGCYPTVRSLGRRGLHTIVASDDRRAPEFRSRFCAEAAHVPPPDEDLLAYRDALLELAERPAVRTVVPMREEDVYVLSRFHEAFAEHVDVPVPTPAQLRTVHDRLELAAAAEAAGVPVPDTAELTDVTDWSGERIVKSRYNLLVDTYVDDLAPGETATVKEVPHLTPNEAPDVEAFRESMGHVPITQEYIRSEDEYMVAALYDQGEPLVTFQHRQIRGNSYVGGGGVFRRSVYIPRLETVARKLLNHLDWHGLACIEYMRDAETGEFVLTEINPRMWQSLPATVRAGADFPHDYWLLASGRPEAIDPSYEVGSASHLLKGELGYLRSIRRDDSPHVARPSLLREALAVAGTCLTDPRFDHLRLDDPGPFARTVSDALRGR; encoded by the coding sequence ATGAGTGCGGCCGAGCGCGACGCCGTGGTGATACCGACCGGCCACGTGGGCTGTTATCCGACCGTCCGGTCGCTCGGACGCCGGGGGCTCCACACCATCGTCGCGTCCGACGACCGGCGGGCGCCCGAGTTCCGGTCGCGCTTCTGTGCCGAGGCCGCCCACGTGCCGCCGCCGGACGAGGACCTGCTCGCGTACCGCGATGCGCTCCTCGAACTGGCCGAGCGTCCCGCGGTCCGGACGGTCGTCCCGATGCGGGAGGAGGACGTGTACGTCCTCTCGAGGTTCCACGAGGCCTTCGCGGAGCACGTCGACGTGCCGGTCCCGACACCGGCCCAGCTCAGGACCGTCCACGACCGGCTGGAGCTGGCGGCCGCCGCCGAGGCCGCCGGCGTCCCCGTCCCCGACACGGCCGAACTGACCGACGTGACCGACTGGAGCGGTGAGCGGATCGTCAAGTCGCGGTACAACCTCCTGGTCGACACCTACGTCGACGACCTCGCCCCGGGCGAGACGGCGACGGTGAAGGAGGTCCCCCACCTGACGCCGAACGAGGCACCGGACGTCGAGGCGTTCCGCGAGTCGATGGGTCACGTCCCGATCACGCAGGAGTACATCCGGAGCGAGGACGAGTACATGGTCGCGGCGCTGTACGACCAGGGCGAGCCGCTGGTGACCTTCCAGCACCGACAGATCCGCGGCAACTCCTACGTCGGCGGTGGCGGCGTGTTCCGCCGCTCGGTCTACATCCCGCGGCTGGAGACGGTCGCACGGAAGCTCCTGAACCACCTCGACTGGCACGGGCTGGCCTGCATCGAGTACATGCGTGACGCCGAGACGGGCGAGTTCGTCCTCACGGAGATCAACCCCCGGATGTGGCAGTCGCTCCCGGCGACGGTCCGTGCGGGCGCCGACTTCCCCCACGACTACTGGCTCCTCGCCTCGGGGCGGCCGGAGGCCATCGACCCCTCGTACGAGGTGGGGTCGGCCAGCCATCTGCTGAAGGGCGAGCTCGGCTACCTCCGCAGCATCCGTCGCGACGACTCCCCGCACGTCGCCCGGCCGTCGCTGCTGCGCGAGGCGCTGGCGGTGGCCGGCACCTGTCTCACCGACCCCAGGTTCGACCACCTCCGACTCGACGACCCGGGCCCATTCGCCCGGACCGTGAGCGACGCGCTCCGTGGGCGGTAG
- the glmS gene encoding glutamine--fructose-6-phosphate transaminase (isomerizing), which translates to MCGIIGLVGHDDAVPAVLDGLGNLEYRGYDSAGVAMRNGHGLEVAKRAGEISDLAADLTDALPEGELCIGHTRWSTHGAPTDANAHPHTDCTGKIAVVHNGIVENHAELRRGLETRGHEFDSDTDTEVIPHLVEEHLEETGDVGAAFRRTLAELEGSYAIAMVVADGSSIHVARQGSPLVIGLGDGRSFVASDVPAFLEHTDRVIYLEDGDVAEISAGGYRIATADGEPADRPVRTVDWAPEDARKEGYDHYMLKEINEQPDAIRRTLHGRLSTDPVEVDLDLDDRLDGVERVHLVACGTSYHASLYGAHLLSRYGTDAGAWLASEYPGRMPTIEEGTLVVGVTQSGETADTLSALRHAADSGARTMAVTNVLGSTAARECDEALFIRAGPEIGVAASKTFSSQVVTLTLLAGHFAARTGGIGPELAELLTALPALPGQVETVLAGTPAEGIARRYHDQRAHFFIGRGTAHPVALEGALKFKEISYEHAEGFPAGELKHGPLALVTEETPVVAIFTGRDDEKTLGNVREVRARGAPVIAVASERTSVGAEADEILSVPETHPDLQGLLANVQLQLLAYHVSDLLDRAIDKPRHLAKSVTVE; encoded by the coding sequence ATGTGTGGCATCATCGGGCTCGTCGGACACGACGACGCCGTGCCGGCCGTCCTCGACGGACTCGGGAACCTGGAGTACCGGGGCTACGACTCCGCCGGCGTCGCGATGCGGAACGGCCACGGGCTGGAGGTCGCGAAGCGTGCCGGCGAGATCTCCGATCTCGCTGCCGACCTGACCGACGCGCTCCCGGAGGGCGAACTCTGCATCGGCCACACGCGCTGGAGCACACACGGCGCCCCGACCGACGCCAACGCCCACCCGCACACGGACTGCACCGGGAAGATCGCGGTGGTCCACAACGGCATCGTCGAGAACCACGCCGAGCTCCGGAGGGGCCTCGAGACCCGGGGCCACGAGTTCGACAGCGATACCGACACCGAGGTCATCCCCCACCTCGTCGAGGAGCACCTGGAGGAGACGGGCGACGTCGGCGCGGCGTTCCGGCGGACCCTGGCGGAACTGGAGGGCAGTTACGCCATCGCGATGGTGGTCGCGGACGGGTCCAGCATCCACGTCGCTCGCCAGGGGTCGCCACTCGTCATCGGGCTGGGGGACGGTCGGTCGTTCGTCGCCAGCGACGTGCCGGCGTTCCTGGAGCACACGGACCGCGTCATCTACCTCGAGGACGGCGACGTGGCGGAGATCTCCGCGGGCGGCTATCGCATCGCCACGGCCGACGGCGAGCCGGCCGACCGACCCGTCCGGACCGTCGACTGGGCCCCCGAGGACGCTCGCAAGGAGGGGTACGACCACTATATGCTGAAGGAGATCAACGAGCAACCCGACGCGATCCGGCGGACGCTCCACGGGCGGCTGTCGACCGACCCCGTCGAGGTGGACCTGGATCTCGACGACCGCCTCGACGGGGTCGAGCGGGTCCACCTGGTCGCCTGTGGTACCTCCTATCACGCCTCGCTCTACGGTGCCCACCTCCTCTCGCGGTACGGGACCGATGCGGGGGCGTGGCTCGCCAGCGAGTACCCCGGCCGGATGCCGACCATCGAGGAGGGGACGCTCGTCGTCGGCGTGACCCAGAGCGGCGAGACGGCGGACACCCTGAGCGCACTCCGGCACGCCGCCGACAGTGGCGCCCGGACGATGGCGGTGACGAACGTGCTGGGTTCGACCGCGGCCCGCGAGTGCGACGAGGCGCTGTTCATCCGCGCCGGGCCGGAGATCGGCGTCGCCGCCAGCAAGACCTTCTCCTCACAGGTCGTCACGCTGACGCTCCTGGCGGGCCACTTCGCGGCCCGCACCGGCGGTATCGGGCCCGAACTGGCGGAGCTGCTGACCGCGCTGCCCGCGCTCCCCGGGCAGGTCGAGACGGTGCTGGCCGGGACCCCGGCCGAGGGAATCGCGCGCCGGTACCACGACCAGCGGGCCCACTTCTTCATCGGGCGCGGGACGGCGCACCCGGTCGCACTCGAGGGCGCACTCAAGTTCAAGGAGATCTCCTACGAGCACGCCGAGGGGTTCCCGGCCGGCGAGCTGAAGCACGGTCCACTGGCGCTGGTCACCGAGGAGACGCCGGTGGTCGCCATCTTCACCGGGCGCGACGACGAGAAGACGCTCGGGAACGTCCGTGAGGTCCGCGCCCGCGGGGCCCCCGTTATCGCCGTCGCCAGCGAGCGGACGAGCGTCGGTGCCGAGGCCGACGAGATCCTCTCGGTCCCGGAGACGCATCCGGACCTCCAGGGGTTGCTGGCGAACGTCCAGCTCCAGCTGCTCGCCTACCACGTCTCGGACCTGCTCGACCGCGCCATCGACAAGCCACGCCACCTCGCGAAGAGCGTCACCGTCGAGTGA
- a CDS encoding dodecin family protein, with translation MTAVKIIKVLGTSDESWEAAAEEAVRRASASVDDIRGVEVEDWTASVENGEVVEYKSTVEVAFPVHEEV, from the coding sequence ATGACCGCAGTCAAGATAATCAAGGTACTGGGCACGTCCGACGAATCCTGGGAGGCGGCCGCCGAGGAGGCGGTCCGCCGGGCGTCGGCGAGCGTCGACGACATCCGCGGCGTGGAGGTCGAGGACTGGACCGCGAGTGTCGAGAACGGCGAGGTCGTCGAGTACAAGTCGACCGTCGAGGTGGCCTTCCCCGTCCACGAGGAGGTCTAG
- a CDS encoding winged helix-turn-helix domain-containing protein: MLQTESPEQASADSDSLPIDLSGTDSGDTWTVIELLSDEDCRALLAAADTPMTAMELVETCDIPRATVYRKLNQLQAVGLIEPSKRVRKSGLPPTQYQRNVDTLRLRWG, from the coding sequence ATGCTTCAGACAGAATCCCCCGAGCAAGCGTCCGCGGACTCGGATAGCCTCCCAATCGACCTCAGCGGGACCGACAGCGGCGACACGTGGACCGTCATCGAGTTGCTGAGCGACGAGGACTGCCGTGCGCTTCTGGCGGCTGCGGACACCCCGATGACCGCGATGGAGCTGGTCGAGACCTGCGACATCCCACGTGCGACCGTCTACCGCAAGCTCAACCAGCTCCAGGCGGTCGGGCTCATCGAACCCAGCAAGCGGGTCCGGAAGAGTGGCCTCCCACCGACCCAGTACCAGCGCAACGTCGACACACTCCGACTCCGCTGGGGGTGA